A genomic stretch from Plasmodium cynomolgi strain B DNA, chromosome 8, whole genome shotgun sequence includes:
- a CDS encoding WD domain G-beta repeat domain containing protein (putative), translating to MDDLSVALVKTAVEKNAQTKWTRGNNSEVEGETDTQIDSHNCVGNPVGINQNEDILLTPNERQDDDLEKERNGESKTNKLIFNKINNQNSCQKFDQENVTEMNKYEYAYEREDVFSCEDAFGESVESNNLSSYDEEEREQIDPLIGYDNGHTSNNNRGSERQNCQVIVRIKPRIRTNRLDKVSKPNENETTGRGGNYEDAKNIKYKKNCLYVHNQNFSFDKIFSEETKQIEVYSYLSDNFLNNLFEGYNCTIFAYGQTGSGKTFTMGFDYMNEFSQNVGILPRFLNDMFNIIERKKKKIDFDVSCTYIEIYNEEIIDLIDFKEEDYHEKINHINKKEIILMGIKNEKVQKVQDVFTILHKGNLFRTTERTFMNDKSSRSHAIFTVNLIQRKKQEAENEKKKGSTLEGNPNCRSEQCAVNELGEEQKRRSLNGSDDVEEEGATNKEDAHTNADEGKKDLDFANECNNNANGLEHTNKSDVICSKFHFVDLAGSERAKRTETKGHRLKEAISINYGLLSLSNVIYSLSSNKKSQHIPYRNSKLTRILQDSLGGNSKTVMIACISIDPVDFYESLSTIKYAARTKKIKNTPVINYDINSVVINDLRKQLFNLNLELKKYKIECKDKSSEVDFTRVKELTSQNKLLLQKVKGLKVKRKKLICLIFYYMSLLKRTNYAPTDGSFRSNVVESVRSRSVSLLNQNGCITQGGETCTGGELPCTNQPLVEGDANATVHSGDRDGDNSNHISSASICKKGTVVPDIPPSSGALTRPHFTMSVDSFFQKRDNMDKENAANMNSKLSEPAMLIHDGHCSSGMVTLTMKGTPMGDAKSCHSCGLKQNSNEHLVEKNSKKEHDMNVVVSSGSHEMDTGETCHCVERISLHRRGDQTVDMNRETHDNRSNFQESVMWWSENAIEGDVLTSMPKDPSGELSPNVMEPPKKDAPNGDTLNENHRLCTTCQKKNMVDDKEDACDSDFNTLEKKYLFVNLEEDKRCVENMFRQFELNRYNEKKLRDLNKKYNSIFEKNKAYEKKIDELKKMVKKMKKCAKLSSESRYDGKKKKNKKTQKGGRSGRSGRSARSGRDVGGGAKVGPPKRQYHPDGTKNLLQSPTNDETFYKPNRDHFSDVEFERKMKSKMLKHFARKKNLTDTEVSAKGGNSFCAYGTSGCHEHTRLMDLLHQNLNCHKKENNLFDNPKLNGFLVSAEKHKKGMNKKVRRRRGRRRRIILSENNDSASSNFIYSSNNVDLGLSEDTAEAGEFPMGSNGIRGEPINGEKITPRDVPDKRKKKKVQTEVTEEGVEISHPYDHFPGSGKMDSLHFVNYTRGEIKPKWHTSDEEMDDEEDTSESSHSSSANSSYASDEESCHSSGNVSPKFLKNKLNKLQKIIKEDICKIKKVNREKEEYNAKNEFLTNSIMSLKKKLHYLQVNSQNNKNCKKIENMKGEIQRITNEKQKIQKKLNDNEQQIKHLKVDILKMKNNFLKTSTLLKEEQRKHTNIIRKKENIITKLHEREEHYINKLKKKEEISKQAYSKLLKRNQELNEELKKLKKKGPSSNAKRGDRKKGQKNHPTQGIIHGNKFDGVSTRVKKITSDGVRISNSLRDDDVHHYDDPDDGNSGGGDQHREDATSLQNDDFNVSPLSTILSDGVKSAYLNSSPSVCNPENKLFSPHSFYKFSKSEYEFQNSFKNDVKIKSYLREFLKKKKKLSSLKAKLDKEKSMNRQVRKILQALYVKKKNEDEEGNHGEDGFPGRSPTVGTEERFAQTSCTVNAGKDRESSSGQPMVEQPLRNRVTTVEMEEDEQNLRDDRSESKEGILVNENFIPVENKDEGENSPILLRDEKMDEEVVYYENKLKESNEFLKKLKRDIVTKKEEFILQKVVKHLLKKLYFNFNKRKESERKIKSLKKFIYSENLFISKIYNNFFYLTNVVNNSTLPIGGHPYLNNHPMVPFYSNQINDTREGHFNGGLHLTCTERHIKNNHAGLSALLPLYKFDQAKGVLPRNGVPSDLLGGRRRNTFSILMGITPTAEMNKNNTNLKKRSYKSRLIENLHLNHFNKRRVVLSRSNNFVENDRNDENGENDNFETKWGKRYSDGYSLNRMRDTHEGFGLEVKLNGGVPTEQMLQDLPKRYEQINWLPNEGATNVNLNALNLLHDNNIFGKSEKGNFIRTVHDDNGGREGQAVDAVDAIDAADGEECSLEQTHYHALPNLRMKRKTIDNCYIYSNKQNGDNFLDYYQDVFSRGHYDANGAKGEEEKTQRGVTISDPSQRLLCGKSEGESYKGAEAPEREPSLCNRKCDKKQSSPVDSCIHPPTVNTAISSDTFPKGRSEFVSSKRLERRVPQEGCNIRGKKRDHISYMMKKGSQELNCALTSVHIDGEDCLGRDKAKKEDGTIGGKYDNRDCSVGTGTGMHSSPCGIPITVESKANLLPPWGRTDQHWGKNRLDFNLTPREISGNGTRNEDDSRDPIEGELKEEVTEVSKKGGKMVSRTVRTFNVASADGVKKRQPKVCSIKSKSADGNSRIVGGVLNVKRACKEKENKSNDASMDGTNMTKEAKITSVEENGLEGHQTAKNMEMRNSNSEEESQMRRKNASIDAETKLVKKANINKLSANQTNGPLHHTVLVQKEDNTSHKTQGTKLQMDPDSIAEWNSSCNRNEINCGSYGKPNEGGEATQSNNLQYGINREDFKKIEKIHEESINIFKNKMNDIGMNNESFGSIHMMEKKMKGNFVNGGNYDADNNMGEEFPFNKGITQKKYKTLCMKNCHKYGVSGLCVKGSNSKGLAIFSSSINNIKLWDGKKAVWNYDHVNLKNEKSTFINSLIVSFQKNCFFAGINSYVHLFDIRTNPVSLQKYYYSDKNDGSLLISLLNDKSDYVPFLLQNGGISTFSGAREGGDYTYEGVNNLMERSAGEDVIGHVPWDTSLKHLPSKEWIDENAGNATHETCSKNVASETYENCNQRGNQTSSLCYSKADAAEEEGMDKLKPIRDAENFQSEYCICACGNENFIKVFDIRKNDDNMWLAKIPITNKIEYITQIPMKKNGKNITKDSNILKNIIIASRDKTVKIWKKGWVSFYPPSYDWCTSLSNFSLSDLMKNKGTQNLQEESAEYANNLFNYDSLIVSGSRDSHLRFWLYATDSTTNEFNRFMKIVKNAHMVDITSIAKYQTSGLVTTDRYELS from the exons ATGGATGATCTCTCTGTAGCACTGGTCAAAACTGCAGTTGAGAAAAATGCCCAGACCAAGTGGACAAGGGGAAATAACTCAGAGGTGGAAGGAGAGACAGACACACAGATAGACTCACATAATTGCGTTGGCAACCCAGTGGGCATCAACCAAAATGAGGATATTTTATTGACACCGAATGAACGACAGGATGATGATTTAGAGAAGGAACGAAACGGAGAAAGCAAAACTAATAAactaatttttaacaaaataaataatcagAATAGTTGCCAAAAGTTTGATCAGGAAAACGTGACAGAAATGAACAAGTATGAATATGCATACGAAAGGGAGGATGTTTTCTCATGCGAAGATGCGTTTGGCGAATCGGTGGAGAGCAATAATTTGAGCTCCTATGACGAGGAGGAAAGAGAACAGATCGACCCATTGATCGGATACGATAATGGACACACTTCTAACAACAACAGAGGTAGTGAGCGACAGAACTGTCAAGTGATTGTAAGGATAAAGCCAAGAATTAGAACGAACAGACTGGACAAAGTGAGCAAGCCGaacgaaaatgaaacaactgggagagggggaaattatgaagatgcgaaaaatattaaatataaaaaaaattgtctctACGTACATAATcagaatttttcatttgacaaaatattttctgaaGAAACGAAACAGATAGAAGTTTACTCATACCTGTCCgataactttttaaataatttgtttgaAGGTTATAACTGTACCATTTTTGCCTATGGACAGACGGGGTCAGGAAAAACATTTACCATGGGATTTGACTACATGAACGAATTTTCCCAAAATGTTGGTATTTTGCCTCGATTTTTAAACGATATGTTTAACATAAttgagaggaaaaaaaagaaaatcgatTTTGATGTGTCATGTACGTATATCGAAATttataatgaagaaattatcGATTTGATAGATTTTAAGGAAGAAGATTATCATGAAAAAATCAAcc atattaacaaaaaggaaataatccTAATgggtattaaaaatgaaaaagtacaaaagGTTCAAGATGTATTCACCATCCTACATAAGGGGAATTTATTTAGGACCACAGAGAGAACCTTCATGAATGATAAATCTAGTAGGTCTCACGCAATCTTCACCGTTAACCTGATTCAGAGAAAAAAGCAAGAGGcagaaaatgagaaaaaaaaagggagcaccCTCGAGGGAAATCCAAACTGCAGGAGCGAACAGTGTGCAGTAAACGAATTAGGAGAAGAGCAAAAAAGACGCAGCTTAAACGGTAGTGATGATGTAGAGGAAGAGGGAGCTACCAACAAGGAGGATGCACACACGAATGCTGACGAAGGGAAGAAAGATCTTGATTTTGCAAACGAGTGTAATAATAACGCGAATGGGCTGGAACACACAAACAAGTCAGATGTAATATGCtcgaaatttcattttgtcgATTTGGCTGGGAGTGAAAGAGCAAAAAGAACTGAAACGAAGGGACACAGGTTGAAAGAAGCAATCAGCATCAACTACGGACTTCTATCTCTAAGCAACGTTATTTACAGCTTGTCTAGTAATAAAAAGAGTCAACACATTCCCTACAGGAATTCCAAGCTAACCAGAATACTTCAAGATTCCCTTGGAGGAAACAGCAAAACAGTTATGATTGCATGCATCAGTATTGACCCTGTAGACTTTTACGAATCATTAAGCACCATCAAATATGCCGCAAGGACTAAGAAGATTAAAAACACCCCAGTCATCAACTATGACATTAACAGCGTAGTTATTAACGATTTGAGGAAGCAGCTATTCAACCTAAATCTAgagttgaaaaaatacaaaattgaatGCAAAGATAAGTCGTCTGAGGTGGATTTTACTAGGGTTAAGGAATTaactagccaaaataaaCTATTACTGCAAAAAGTGAAAGGCTTAAAAGTGAAGAGAAAGAAGTTGATTTGTTTGATATTTTACTATATGAGCTTGTTAAAGAGGACCAACTATGCACCCACGGATGGTTCGTTTCGCTCTAACGTGGTTGAAAGTGTTAGAAGTCGCTCTGTAAGTCTGCTCAATCAAAATGGGTGCATcacccaggggggggaaacatGCACAGGGGGAGAGCTTCCCTGCACGAATCAGCCATTGGTTGAAGGAGATGCGAATGCCACCGTGCATAGTGGCGATAGAGATGGAGATAACTCTAACCACATCTCTTCTGCCtcaatttgcaaaaaggggactgTCGTGCCAGACATCCCTCCCAGTAGTGGTGCTCTCACCAGGCCCCATTTCACCATGAGCGtggattccttttttcaaaaaagggataacaTGGATAAGGAAAACGCTGCAAATATGAACAGCAAACTGTCCGAACCAGCCATGTTAATCCATGATGGCCATTGCTCAAGTGGCATGGTAACCCTCACAATGAAAGGAACCCCCATGGGAGATGCAAAATCGTGTCATTCCTGCGGCTTGAAACAGAATAGTAACGAACACCTAGTCGAGAAGAacagcaaaaaggaacacgACATGAACGTTGTAGTAAGTAGCGGTTCACACGAAATGGACACGGGTGAAACCTGCCACTGCGTTGAGAGGATCTCCCTGCATAGGAGGGGTGATCAGACGGTAGACATGAACAGAGAAACGCATGATAACCGCAGCAATTTTCAAGAAAGTGTGATGTGGTGGTCAGAAAACGCCATTGAGGGGGACGTTCTGACTAGTATGCCAAAAGATCCCTCCGGGGAACTGTCACCAAATGTGATGGAACCTCCAAAGAAAGATGCACCAAACGGGGACACCCTCAATGAAAACCACAGACTATGTACCACgtgccagaaaaaaaatatggtcGATGATAAGGAAGATGCTTGCGACTCCGATTTCAACACGCTAGAGAAAAAATACCTGTTTGTGAATTTAGAAGAAGATAAAAGGTGCGTAGAAAACATGTTCAGGCAATTTGAGCTGAACCGATATAATGAGAAGAAGCTGAGAGACCTAAACAAAAAGTacaattcaatttttgaaaaaaataaagcatacgaaaaaaaaattgacgaaCTGAagaaaatggtgaagaagatgaaaaagTGTGCAAAACTCAGCTCGGAGAGCAGGTACGacgggaagaagaaaaaaaataaaaaaacgcaaaaaggtggtagaagtgggagaagcggaagaagtgCAAGAAGTGGTCGGGATGTCGGAGGGGGTGCAAAGGTGGGGCCCCCCAAACGACAATACCACCCAGATGGAACGAAAAATCTGCTCCAGAGTCCGACGAACGATGAGACTTTCTATAAACCTAACCGCGACCACTTTAGCGATGTAGAATTcgagagaaaaatgaaaagcaaaatgttAAAGCATTttgcaagaaaaaagaacctcACGGATACAGAAGTCAGTGCGAAGGGGGGTAACTCATTTTGTGCTTATGGGACAAGCGGGTGTCATGAACACACACGGCTAATGGATCTGCTTCACCAAAATTTGAATtgtcacaaaaaggagaacaacCTTTTTGACAACCCTAAGTTGAACGGCTTCTTGGTAAGCgcagaaaaacacaaaaaaggaatgaacaaaaaagtaagaagaagaagaggaagaagaagaagaattataCTTTCTGAGAATAATGACAGTGCGTCctcaaattttatatactcaaGTAACAACGTTGATTTGGGTCTATCTGAGGACACTGCTGAAGCTGGTGAGTTCCCCATGGGAAGTAACGGCATAAGGGGGGAGCCcataaatggggaaaaaataacacccCGAGATGTGCCagataaacgaaaaaaaaagaaagtccAAACGGAAGTAACGGAGGAAGGGGTGGAGATTTCACACCCGTATGACCATTTTCCAGGAAGTGGCAAAATGGATagcctccattttgtgaattacACAAGGGGAGAGATAAAACCAAAATGGCACACCAGCGATGAGGAGATggacgacgaggaggacACAAGCGAGAGCAGCCACTCCAGCAGCGCTAATAGTAGCTATGCCAGCGATGAAGAAAGTTGCCACAGCAGCGGTAATGTGTCCCCCAAgtttctaaaaaataaactaaacaagctacaaaaaattatcaaagaagacatatgcaaaattaaaaaagtgaacaggGAGAAAGAAGAATACAACGCGAAAAATGAATTCCTCACGAACAGTATAATGagtctgaaaaaaaaactacattATTTACAAGTCAACAGTCAGAATAACAAGAATTGCAAGAAGATAGAAAACATGAAGGGAGAAATCCAAAGAATAACAAATGAAAAGCAGAagattcaaaaaaaattaaacgacAATGAGCAACAAATTAAACATTTAAAGGTagacattttgaaaatgaaaaataattttttaaaaaccagTACTCTCTTGAAGGAAGAACAGAGAAAGCATACCAACATTAttcgcaaaaaagaaaatataattacaaaGTTGCATGAACGAGAAGAACATTACATCaataaacttaaaaaaaaggaagaaataagtAAGCAGGCATATTCAAAATTGCTCAAAAGGAATCAAGAACTAAAtgaggaattaaaaaagttaaaaaaaaaagggccaagTAGCAATGCCAAACGGGgtgacagaaaaaagggacaaaaaaatcaCCCAACTCAGGGTATCATCCATGGCAACAAATTTGACGGTGTCTCCACAcgggttaaaaaaatcacgTCGGACGGGGTGCGCATCTCCAATTCGTTACGTGATGACGATGTGCACCATTATGATGACCCCGATGATGGTAACAGCGGTGGTGGTGACCAGCACAGGGAGGATGCCACGTCTCTCCAGAATGACGATTTTAACGTCTCGCCTCTGAGTACCATCCTCTCCGATGGGGTTAAATCGGCCTACCTAAACTCGAGTCCCTCTGTGTGTAACCCAGAAAACAagcttttttctccccactcCTTTTATAAATTCAGTAAGAGCGAGTACGAATTTCAGAACAGCTTCAAAAATGatgtgaaaattaaaagctaCTTGAGGGagtttttgaaaaagaaaaaaaaactcagcTCCCTTAAGGCAAAGTTggacaaggaaaaaagtatgaacagACAGGTTAGGAAAATACTGCAGGCCCTatatgtgaagaagaaaaatgaagatgaagaagggaATCATGGGGAGGACGGCTTCCCCGGGAGAAGCCCAACCGTAGGGACAGAAGAAAGATTCGCTCAAACAAGTTGCACTGTTAATGCTGGTAAAGACCGAGAGAGTAGTTCCGGACAACCCATGGTAGAGCAACCACTTCGGAACAGAGTGACCACTGTTGAAATGGAAGAGGACGAGCAAAACCTACGCGACGATCGAAGCGAGAGTAAGGAAGGCATACTTgttaatgaaaatttcatCCCTGTGGAGAACAAAGACGAGGGAGAAAATTCGCCAATTTTATTACgcgatgaaaaaatggacgaaGAAGTAGTATATTACGAAAACAAGTTGAAAGAATctaatgaatttttaaaaaaactgaaaagggACATTGTcacgaagaaggaagaattcattttacaaaaagtggTGAAGCatttgctaaaaaaattatatttcaattttaacaaaaggaaagaaagtgaaagaaaaataaaatccttaaaaaaatttatttattcagaaaatttgtttatatccaaaatttacaacaactttttttaccttaCAAATGTGGTAAACAATTCAACATTGCCGATTGGTGGCCACCCCTATTTGAATAACCATCCAATGGTCCCATTTTATTCGAACCAGATAAATGATACACGTGAGGGTCACTTCAATGGAGGGTTGCATTTGACTTGTACAGAGAGGCACATAAAGAATAACCATGCGGGGTTAAGTGCCCTTTTACCGTTGTATAAATTTGACCAAGCTAAGGGGGTCCTTCCACGAAATGGCGTACCGAGTGACCTGCTGGGCGGCAGAAGGAGAAATACCTTCAGCATTTTGATGGGTATCACCCCCACTGCTGAGATGAACAAGAAcaacacaaatttgaaaaagagGAGCTATAAAAGTAGGCTAATCGAAAATTTGCACCTCaaccattttaacaaaaggAGAGTTGTTCTATCCAGAAGTAACAACTTTGTCGAAAATGACAGAAATGACGAAAATGGCGAAAATGACAATTttgaaacaaaatgggggaagagATATTCGGACGGATACTCTTTAAACAGAATGCGTGACACACACGAGGGGTTTGGACTTGAGGTTAAGCTTAATGGAGGGGTGCCCACTGAACAGATGCTACAGGACCTCCCCAAAAggtatgaacaaataaattggTTGCCAAATGAAGGGGCAACGAATGTCAACCTGAATGCGCTCAACCTTTTGCAtgataacaatatttttggcAAAAGCGAAAAGGGAAACTTCATTCGTACAGTGCATGATGACAACGGAGGGAGAGAAGGCCAAGCGGTAGACGCGGTAGATGCGATAGACGCGGCGGACGGGGAAGAATGCTCCCTTGAGCAGACACATTATCATGCACTTCCAAATTTAagaatgaaaagaaagacCATAGATAATTGTTACATTTACTCGAATAAACAGAATGGCGATAATTTCCTCGACTACTACCAGGACGTCTTTTCACGGGGGCATTACGACGCGAACGGCGctaagggggaggaagaaaaaacacagaGGGGCGTTACCATTTCGGACCCAAGCCAACGTTTATTATGCGGCAAATCTGAAGGAGAGTCCTACAAAGGAGCGGAGGCACCAGAGAGGGAACCATCTTTGTGCAATAGAAAATGTGATAAGAAGCAGTCCTCTCCAGTCGATTCGTGCATACACCCCCCCACCGTAAATACAGCCATTAGTAGTGACACTTTcccaaaaggaagaagtgaaTTCGTATCGTCGAAGCGATTAGAAAGACGCGTTCCACAAGAGGGTTGCAACAttcggggaaaaaaaagagaccaTATTTCCtatatgatgaaaaagggCAGCCAAGAATTAAACTGTGCATTGACAAGCGTGCACATTGATGGGGAGGATTGCCTAGGAAGGGACAAGGCGAAAAAGGAGGATGGTACGATTGGCGGAAAGTACGACAATAGAGATTGCTCGGTAGGCACTGGCACCGGCATGCACAGCAGCCCATGTGGCATCCCCATCACGGTAGAAAGCAAGGCGAATTTGTTGCCCCCGTGGGGTCGGACCGATCAACATTGGGGAAAGAACAGATTGGACTTCAATTTGACCCCAAGAGAGATAAGCGGCAATGGAACCCGCAACGAGGATGACAGCCGAGACCCCATCGAGGGTGAACTCAAAGAGGAAGTAACAGAGgtgagcaaaaaggggggcaaaatGGTGAGCAGAACGGTGCGGACATTCAACGTCGCCAGTGCAGATGGAGTGAAGAAAAGGCAGCCAAAAGTTTGTTCCATCAAGTCGAAGAGCGCCGACGGTAATAGCAGAATTGTTGGTGGCGTCTTGAATGTCAAACGTGCttgcaaagaaaaggaaaacaaatcgAATGACGCCTCTATGGATGGGACAAACATGACGAAGGAGGCGAAAATCACGAGTGTAGAGGAAAACGGTTTAGAAGGGCACCAAACTGCGAAGAACATGGAGATGCGGAATAGCAACTCGGAGGAGGAATCTCAGATGCGAAGAAAAAACGCCTCAATAGATGCCGAAACGAAGTTGGTGAAGAAGGCGaatataaacaaattgtCAGCGAACCAGACGAATGGACCACTCCACCACACTGTGTTAGTGCAGAAGGAGGACAATACCTCGCATAAGACTCAAGGGACAAAGCTCCAAATGGACCCCGATTCAATTGCCGAGTGGAACAGCAGTTGCAATAGGAATGAAATCAACTGCGGGAGCTACGGTAAGCCAaacgaagggggggaggcaacCCAAAGTAACAACCTACAGTACGGAATCAACAGGgaagattttaaaaagatagaaaaaatacacgAGGAGAGTATCAACatcttcaaaaataaaatgaacgaTATAGGAATGAACAACGAATCGTTCGGTAGCATCCacatgatggaaaaaaaaatgaagggaaaTTTTGTCAACGGTGGGAACTACGATGCGGATAATAATATGGGAGAAGAGTTCCCATTTAACAAGGGGATTACAcagaaaaagtacaaaactttatgcatgaaaaattgccataaatATGGGGTTAGTGGATTATGTGTTAAAGGATCAAATAGTAAAGGTCTTGCCATTTTTAGTAGctcaataaataatataaagcTATGGGATGGTAAAAAAGCTGTGTGGAATTATGACCAtgtgaatttaaaaaatgaaaagagcaCATTTATAAACAGCCTTATTGTGTCTTTTCAAAAGAATTGCTTTTTTGCTGGCATCAACAGTTATGTACACCTATTTGATATTAGAACAAATCCTGTATCTTTACAGAAATATTACTATagtgacaaaaatgatggTAGCTTGTTAATTTCTCTTCTAAATGATAAGTCAGattatgtaccttttttgttacaaaatgggggcaTCTCCACTTTTAGCGGCGCACGGGAAGGTGGGGATTATACTTACGAAGGCGTGAACAATCTGATGGAGCGGAGCGCAGGTGAAGATGTGATTGGGCATGTTCCATGGGATACCTCCCTTAAGCACCTACCCTCCAAGGAATGGATAGACGAAAACGCTGGTAATGCTACCCACGAAACTTGCAGCAAAAACGTTGCCAGCGAGACCTACGAAAATTGCAACCAACGGGGCAATCAAACAAGCAGCCTTTGCTATAGCAAAGCAGACGCagctgaagaagaaggaatgGACAAATTAAAACCTATAAGAGATGCCGAGAATTTCCAATCCGAGTATTGCATATGTGCCTGCGGAAATGAAAACTTTATTAAAGTTTTTGacatacgaaaaaatgacgacAATATGTGGCTAGCCAAAATACcaataacaaataaaatcgAATACATAACACAAATtccgatgaaaaaaaatggaaagaatatTACAAAGGATTcgaatatattaaaaaatataataatagcaAGCAGAGATAAGACAGTCAAAATATGGAAGAAAGGATGGGTGTCTTTTTATCCTCCCTCATACGATTGGTGCACTTCTCTCTCCAATTTTAGCCTTTCTGatttgatgaaaaataaaggtaCCCAAAACCTGCAGGAGGAGTCAGCCGAATatgcaaataatttgttcaatTATGATTCGTTAATCGTGTCAGGAAGTAGAGATTCTCACCTGCGCTTTTGGCTCTACGCGACGGACAGCACAACGAATGAGTTTAACCGGTTCAtgaaaattgttaaaaatgccCACATGGTCGACATAACGAGTATAGCCAAATATCAAACCAGTGGCCTGGTTACGACGGACAGGTACGAGCTCAGTTAG
- a CDS encoding hypothetical protein (putative): MRKKKTLRRNARQIADRLKKIEQECRQLSKHIRRVGEERKSFVITTALLKKYHSYVDSNLMNGISIFSSTSVFVKSCGIIFSSKTILEDPNSATEDGCCSGYAERRHSDCPMGGSHMIVERAFHGRSKLLWREAAWGSLPEVERTKGGNKEGTPQNGGHDERSVPNQLSHFTVALRNVDKKKCEKSAASSLHPAEGQPMPRVRPHNEKVGDEDGENDGYGDDDDDGDDDGYGDDDGYGDYDEKESQHDRSSADSYIDLIRKGKVFSFFMNKTESKYNPFYHFMHNVKRIFFLSEKEGGKNKRCSSDKEKNERMSSLKFRCLVKSKRIVIAVEGGCRRRGGMATAGKDIPRLDIAHLDGAHLDGAHLDITHLDIPHLDAAHLGTHSVEYFCDSVMAPHETGKNNGEHFCNCYVGMDEGGDGLFGDANILAYL; the protein is encoded by the exons atgagaaaaaaaaagacgttgCGCCGAAATGCCAGGCAGATCGCAGACCGcctcaaaaaaatagaacagGAGTGTCGACAGTTAAGCAAACACATTAGGAGAGTAGGAGAGGAGAGGAAGTCATTTGTAATAACCACCGCTTTACTAAAGAAGTACCACTCTTACGTGGACAGTAATTTGATGAATGgcatctccattttttcctctaccAGTGTCTTTGTAAAGAGTTGTgggattattttttcatcgaAAACGATTTTGGAGGATCCCAACAGTGCGACTGAGGATGGATGCTGCAGTGGATATGCAGAGAGGCGTCATTCGGACTGCCCCATGGGGGGGTCTCATATGATCGTAGAGAGGGCCTTTCACGGGAGAAGCAAACTTCTGTGGAGGGAGGCAGCCTGGGGGTCCCTCCCAGAGGTCG AGCgcacaaaaggaggaaacaaAGAGGGCACTCCGCAAAACGGCGGGCATGATGAACGGAGCGTGCCTAACCAGTTGAGTCACTTCACTGTTGCGCTTAGAAatgtagataaaaaaaaatgtgaaaaatctGCTGCGTCCTCCTTGCACCCAGCGGAGGGTCAGCCCATGCCCCGTGTCCGTCCGCACAACGAAAAAGTTGGCGATGAGGATGGCGAAAATGATGGCTATGGCgatgacgatgacgatgGCGATGACGATGGCTATGGCGATGACGATGGCTATGGCGACTACGATGAGAAGGAAAGCCAACACGACAGAAGCTCTGCCGACTCGTACATCGATCTGATCAGGAAGGGGAAagtcttctccttttttatgaacaaaacTGAAAGCAAATATAACCccttttaccattttatgCACAACGTGAAGCGAATTTTCTTCCTGAGTGAAAAGGAGggaggtaaaaataaaaggtgcTCAAgcgataaagaaaaaaacgaacgaaTGAGCTCCTTGAAATTTCGATGCTTAGTGAAGTCCAAAAGAATTGTAAT AGCAGTGGAGGGGGGGTGCAGGCGAAGGGGGGGGATGGCCACGGCGGGAAAGGACATCCCTCGCTTGGACATCGCTCACCTGGATGGCGCTCACCTGGATGGCGCTCACCTGGATATCACTCACCTGGATATCCCTCACCTCGATGCCGCACACCTGGGTACCCACTCGGTCGAATATTTTTGCGACTCCGTGATGGCCCCCCACGAGACTGGCAAGAACAACGGCGAGCACTTCTGCAACTGCTATGTGGGGATGGACGAGGGGGGCGACGGCCTCTTCGGGGATGCCAACATACTCGCCTACTTGTAA